Proteins from a single region of Dyadobacter fanqingshengii:
- a CDS encoding SusC/RagA family TonB-linked outer membrane protein: protein MNPKHLYQSLNVMLLNVLGVLSIPDAMAQDTRNVTITVVDSLAKTGIPGVNVAVKGTTRGGATDIDGKFSIGITSTETLVVSYIGYEKQEVTPGSKTVIELLMRPSMNVLDELVVIGYGTQKRSELTGSVTSVKADELQKVATGSFTSALQGKIPGVSINQTSGAPGGSSSVRIRGVGTTGGNQPLYVVDGFPLGGGGMDIAGSSDRIDGLSIVNPNDIESIEVLKDAAAASIYGARAANGVILITTKRGKDGATRINLDAYTGVQQLWKQPEFLNATEFATLANELYTNSGMTPNPEWANPSSFGQGTNWINQVFRNAPVQNYDLRISGGSKKITGALSLGYRDQQGTLIETWHKRFTARITGDLKVSDKLRFGSSLAFTFSRAKGQQNQDMRIGIFNLAQQFYPTLGKEDVVNGSSAYYTTQGDNPYLRAKSMDNQLRNLRMFGNIFGEFEILPGLKWKTNVGIDTDNNRSTTWEPKAERGHYRNLQAILGETYSQGLNWLLENTLSYSVALANHRVSAVVGQTAQKNNVNWIGVTARDFQNEQLQVVNGSKDTERRASGTGSQYTLASYLARVNYSFKDKYMLSASVRRDGSSNFGPNHKWGNFPSVSAGWNIAEESFMKSITPVNSLKLRASWGQLGNDAIGSFGYLSGIRLGTVNDNYVFGSGQALEIGASMSRPGNPNLRWETSEQTNFGIDATFLNERLYLTADYYIKTTKDMLVSLPVSFEAGFQTAPSVNGGKVRNSGIELLLGYRGEIGDFTYDVSGNMATLKNEVLSLGVGQPIAGPTLGFTSISSSYTKVGESIGYFRGYAVDGIYQTNDEVNKTLQPNAVAGDFRYKDMNGDNQLSDADRVKLGSPWPTLTYGMNFDFGYKGFDLNVMFQGVAGNQIFHSNKFATYPLKYFGGSGVVNGSREVLNRWTPGSGNNEIPRLAYVDANGNYANSSSFYVEDGDYMRIRNIALGYRIPQTLISKTKLFQSARFYVSAQNLFTFTKYSGFDPEIGSTNPLQSGVDNGVYPQPRTFMAGVNFGF, encoded by the coding sequence ATGAATCCAAAACACCTTTACCAAAGCCTCAATGTGATGCTGTTGAACGTCCTGGGCGTGCTCTCCATTCCGGATGCAATGGCACAGGATACCAGAAACGTCACGATCACAGTAGTAGACAGCCTTGCCAAAACGGGTATTCCCGGCGTCAATGTTGCTGTGAAAGGAACAACACGCGGTGGCGCGACTGATATTGACGGAAAATTCAGTATTGGCATCACGAGCACCGAAACACTCGTTGTTTCTTACATTGGTTATGAAAAACAGGAGGTTACCCCGGGCTCAAAAACCGTGATCGAGTTGCTGATGCGACCAAGCATGAATGTGCTCGACGAGCTCGTCGTGATAGGCTATGGAACGCAAAAAAGAAGCGAGCTTACAGGTTCGGTCACGTCTGTGAAAGCGGATGAGCTTCAAAAAGTGGCAACCGGCAGCTTTACCAGCGCATTGCAGGGGAAAATCCCCGGGGTTTCTATTAATCAAACCAGCGGCGCGCCGGGAGGTTCCTCATCAGTCAGGATAAGGGGCGTGGGCACCACAGGAGGAAATCAGCCCCTGTATGTCGTGGACGGCTTCCCATTGGGCGGAGGCGGTATGGACATTGCGGGAAGCTCGGACCGTATTGATGGACTCTCCATTGTCAATCCTAATGACATTGAATCCATTGAAGTTTTAAAGGATGCCGCCGCCGCCTCCATTTATGGTGCACGCGCGGCAAACGGGGTTATTCTAATCACTACCAAACGTGGAAAAGATGGTGCAACCCGGATTAATCTGGATGCATATACGGGTGTGCAGCAATTATGGAAACAACCTGAATTCCTGAATGCCACCGAATTTGCAACGCTTGCCAATGAATTATATACCAACTCCGGCATGACACCCAATCCCGAATGGGCGAACCCGTCGTCATTCGGACAAGGTACGAACTGGATCAACCAGGTTTTCAGAAATGCTCCCGTTCAGAATTATGACCTGCGAATCTCCGGCGGAAGCAAAAAAATCACCGGCGCCCTGTCATTAGGATACCGTGACCAGCAAGGCACGCTCATTGAGACCTGGCACAAAAGGTTTACCGCGCGCATTACCGGCGATTTGAAAGTAAGTGATAAATTACGGTTTGGCAGTTCCCTTGCTTTTACGTTTTCGCGTGCAAAAGGACAGCAAAATCAGGATATGCGGATCGGGATTTTTAACCTCGCGCAGCAATTTTACCCAACACTTGGTAAGGAGGACGTAGTAAATGGTTCATCAGCTTATTACACAACGCAGGGAGACAATCCGTATCTCCGTGCAAAATCAATGGATAACCAGCTGCGAAATCTGCGCATGTTCGGTAACATTTTCGGCGAATTTGAAATCCTGCCCGGCTTGAAATGGAAAACCAATGTTGGAATTGACACCGATAACAACCGGTCTACAACGTGGGAGCCAAAAGCGGAAAGGGGACATTACAGAAATCTGCAAGCCATTCTGGGAGAAACATATTCTCAGGGACTAAACTGGTTGCTCGAAAACACCCTCTCCTACTCGGTAGCGCTCGCCAATCACAGAGTTTCAGCCGTTGTTGGACAAACTGCCCAAAAGAACAATGTGAACTGGATTGGCGTTACTGCTCGGGATTTTCAGAACGAACAATTGCAGGTCGTCAACGGCAGCAAGGACACCGAACGCAGGGCCAGTGGAACCGGATCGCAGTATACGCTTGCCTCTTACCTTGCCCGGGTTAATTACTCGTTTAAAGACAAGTATATGCTTTCGGCAAGCGTCCGTCGCGACGGTTCCTCGAATTTCGGGCCCAACCACAAATGGGGAAATTTTCCTTCTGTTTCCGCGGGATGGAACATTGCAGAAGAGTCTTTCATGAAAAGTATAACACCGGTAAACTCACTGAAACTCCGCGCCAGCTGGGGACAGCTGGGGAACGATGCAATTGGTTCATTCGGCTATCTGAGCGGCATTCGTCTGGGCACAGTGAACGACAACTATGTATTTGGAAGCGGGCAGGCACTCGAAATCGGAGCATCAATGTCCCGTCCGGGTAATCCTAATCTGAGATGGGAAACAAGCGAACAGACCAATTTTGGAATTGACGCCACGTTTCTCAACGAACGCCTTTACCTGACTGCTGATTATTATATCAAAACAACAAAAGATATGCTCGTCAGCCTGCCGGTATCTTTTGAAGCGGGCTTCCAGACTGCACCTTCCGTAAATGGTGGAAAGGTGAGGAACAGTGGCATTGAATTACTGCTGGGCTACCGGGGTGAAATAGGTGACTTTACTTACGATGTAAGCGGGAATATGGCTACCCTGAAAAACGAAGTCCTCAGCCTTGGCGTGGGCCAACCCATTGCCGGCCCTACGCTCGGCTTTACAAGTATCAGCTCATCCTATACCAAAGTAGGAGAATCAATCGGCTATTTCCGCGGATATGCAGTGGATGGGATCTACCAGACCAATGATGAAGTGAACAAAACTTTGCAGCCTAATGCCGTAGCAGGTGATTTCAGATACAAAGACATGAATGGCGATAACCAGCTGTCTGATGCCGACCGTGTGAAACTGGGAAGTCCATGGCCGACCCTGACATACGGCATGAACTTCGACTTTGGTTACAAAGGGTTTGACCTGAATGTAATGTTTCAGGGTGTTGCCGGCAATCAGATATTCCACTCCAACAAATTTGCAACTTATCCTTTGAAATATTTCGGCGGATCAGGGGTTGTGAATGGTTCCAGAGAAGTGCTCAACCGGTGGACGCCGGGAAGCGGCAACAATGAGATCCCTCGCCTAGCCTACGTGGACGCCAATGGTAACTATGCTAACAGCTCTTCTTTTTATGTAGAAGACGGTGACTACATGCGGATCAGGAACATCGCTCTTGGTTACAGGATCCCACAAACGCTGATCAGCAAAACGAAGCTTTTCCAGAGTGCCCGTTTTTATGTAAGTGCACAAAACCTGTTCACGTTCACGAAATATTCTGGTTTTGATCCTGAAATAGGAAGTACAAACCCGCTGCAGTCTGGTGTTGACAATGGTGTTTATCCACAGCCGAGAACGTTTATGGCCGGTGT
- a CDS encoding DUF1572 domain-containing protein: protein MNTSYLASAIKQFEYYKMLGEKAIAQLPDAALFWQYNEESNSIALIVNHIGGNMLSRFTDFLTTDGEKPWRNRDAEFEDSFKSREEMMAHWNKGWDRLLTTLRDLRDEQLETLVYIRNDGHTVMEAINRQLAHYPYHIGQIVYIAKMAANEKWESLSIPRNKSGDYNTQKFNQEKSRRHFTDDLIKANPGY, encoded by the coding sequence ATGAATACAAGCTATTTAGCCAGCGCGATCAAGCAGTTTGAGTATTACAAAATGCTCGGCGAAAAGGCGATCGCACAGTTGCCCGATGCGGCGCTTTTCTGGCAGTACAATGAGGAAAGTAACAGTATTGCCTTGATCGTCAATCACATCGGGGGCAATATGCTTTCACGTTTCACCGATTTTTTGACAACCGATGGAGAAAAACCATGGCGAAACCGCGATGCGGAATTTGAGGACAGTTTCAAGAGCCGTGAAGAAATGATGGCTCATTGGAACAAAGGCTGGGACCGCTTGCTAACGACATTACGAGACCTTCGTGACGAGCAGCTGGAAACCTTGGTTTACATCCGGAATGACGGCCACACAGTAATGGAGGCGATCAACAGACAGCTTGCCCACTATCCTTACCACATTGGCCAAATCGTTTACATTGCGAAAATGGCTGCAAATGAAAAATGGGAAAGTCTGTCAATTCCCAGAAATAAATCGGGGGACTATAATACGCAAAAATTCAATCAGGAAAAGTCAAGACGGCATTTTACAGATGACCTGATCAAAGCGAACCCCGGATATTGA
- a CDS encoding GntR family transcriptional regulator — protein sequence MTENKSKYKLIVSHVTDRIQANEYRNGDRIPSINEFRSAYNLSRDTVFAGLRELVSKGIIAPNHGVGYFVKSTKIETGHNIFLLFNELNGFKEVLFKSFMESIGSAATVDLYFHNYNRKVFETLVREANNKYTDYIIMSGKFQGIGDLLGSISGRVFLLDHFHPELKGKYSAVYQDFEKNTYEALDSGLDLVRKYKRILMVQKEEKEPEERYDGLKAFCNNHGFAHEYISETGGREIKKGDLFIVVKDEDLADLIKQTLVQPLKPGKDFGIISYNDTPLKEVLAGGITTLSTDFRLMGKTMAKLIDTKAILTIENPWQLNIRGSL from the coding sequence ATGACTGAAAACAAATCCAAATACAAGCTGATTGTCAGCCACGTTACCGACCGGATCCAAGCGAATGAATATCGTAATGGCGACCGAATTCCGTCTATTAATGAGTTTCGAAGCGCCTATAATCTTTCACGGGACACCGTTTTTGCAGGTTTGCGTGAGTTGGTTTCAAAAGGCATTATTGCTCCAAATCATGGTGTCGGGTATTTTGTAAAAAGTACTAAAATCGAGACCGGTCATAACATATTCCTGCTCTTCAACGAGCTTAATGGTTTTAAGGAAGTCCTGTTCAAATCTTTCATGGAATCCATCGGAAGCGCTGCGACAGTTGATTTGTATTTTCACAATTACAACAGAAAGGTTTTCGAGACGCTGGTTCGTGAGGCCAACAATAAATACACTGATTACATCATCATGTCCGGAAAATTCCAGGGCATAGGCGACTTGCTCGGATCAATTTCAGGACGTGTTTTCCTGCTCGACCATTTTCACCCCGAACTAAAAGGGAAATATTCCGCTGTTTACCAGGATTTTGAGAAAAACACATACGAAGCGCTTGATTCAGGACTGGACCTTGTCCGCAAATACAAGCGCATTCTGATGGTTCAAAAAGAAGAAAAAGAACCCGAGGAGAGATACGACGGCCTTAAAGCTTTTTGTAACAATCACGGATTTGCACACGAATACATTTCGGAAACCGGCGGCCGCGAGATTAAAAAAGGCGATTTGTTTATTGTTGTAAAGGATGAGGACCTCGCAGATCTGATCAAACAGACATTGGTTCAACCATTAAAACCTGGTAAAGATTTTGGCATTATTTCCTATAATGATACGCCACTCAAAGAAGTGCTGGCCGGCGGGATAACGACCCTTTCCACCGATTTCAGGTTGATGGGAAAAACCATGGCGAAGCTCATTGATACCAAAGCGATCCTGACCATTGAAAATCCGTGGCAGCTCAATATCCGGGGTTCGCTTTGA
- a CDS encoding lanthionine synthetase LanC family protein produces the protein MASNQLYILPEDVQVLPVEALPEQALAKFEYEADDFIITYTHARNTSKIIDASSASLLQEFRKPKSLPEGVLTYALLNNLDAQKILEGSYTFLTRLRSEGFLVSYDDTFGKERQFFKAGDRFKDYEIVSKLEGVADTEIYKIKKNGQLYALKLLKTSKKTPQLLANFHNEIDILKALDDVINPSLTEHGEYETDHYLIMEWVDGETCLQAAEQYQNLHDQSNVLALLDISSRILNAYRHLHSQGIIHSDVHPANIIVSGSGELKIIDFGLSRMVSKDQNPVRGGLGFFFEPEYAQSVLDSRPAPPSTFAGEQYALGALLYQIFTGKQYLNFSYDKKTLFTQIVNEAPVPFENLDIIINPDIEKTIFKALAKQKEDRFENIEDFYSAMMKVQESFPDRSAEDKKMSVQIFRDSILKDYGFAGHFLKTGLQMAPKSSVNFGAAGIAYMFLRGALVNSNPVTLALADVWSDRAASYIHDPESGFYSKDMDLTPSIIGLSSIYHTPSGVDLVQALVSQASGDYGSYYNGVRNFLMHASQPCENLDLTLGKSAALIGCSLILENMPSYDKFIKNDLLVFGKGMMEEIWSIVDSYAAIGEKNPINYRGIAHGWAGILYATLKWCRISGQDLPFNFFTRVEQLVHLGIEENGNVRWEISNNEPVSWTGWCHGSAGYTFLWTSLFQFTSDAYYLELAKKTAGHFLDAAPAGMNGSLCCGRSGECYALLSVYNATKDSLYLNEAKRIAKQMLPHIYSGQMRNHSLYKGNIGAAVLFEELDRPEFARMPLFE, from the coding sequence ATGGCTTCCAATCAACTATACATATTGCCGGAAGATGTGCAGGTGCTGCCGGTAGAAGCATTGCCGGAACAGGCGCTTGCCAAATTCGAATACGAAGCGGACGACTTTATCATCACCTATACACACGCAAGAAATACAAGCAAGATCATTGATGCCTCGTCTGCGTCGCTTTTACAGGAATTTCGTAAGCCAAAATCGCTGCCGGAAGGCGTCCTTACGTACGCGCTGCTTAACAATCTGGATGCACAAAAGATCCTGGAAGGCTCCTATACGTTTCTGACGAGACTAAGGAGTGAAGGTTTTTTAGTTTCCTACGATGATACATTCGGAAAAGAAAGGCAATTTTTTAAAGCCGGTGACCGGTTTAAGGACTATGAAATCGTGTCAAAACTGGAAGGAGTTGCTGATACGGAAATTTACAAAATCAAAAAAAATGGCCAGTTATATGCACTCAAATTGCTGAAAACTAGCAAGAAAACACCACAGTTACTGGCAAATTTTCACAACGAAATTGACATACTGAAAGCACTCGATGACGTCATCAATCCATCGCTGACAGAACACGGCGAATACGAAACAGATCATTATCTGATCATGGAATGGGTCGATGGGGAAACATGTTTGCAGGCAGCTGAGCAATATCAAAATCTGCACGACCAATCCAATGTGCTCGCTTTGCTCGATATTTCCAGCCGCATTCTCAACGCTTACAGGCATTTGCATAGTCAGGGAATTATACATTCGGATGTCCATCCGGCTAATATCATCGTGTCCGGATCAGGCGAATTGAAAATCATCGATTTCGGGCTTTCCAGAATGGTTTCAAAAGATCAGAATCCCGTGCGTGGCGGTTTGGGTTTTTTCTTCGAACCTGAATATGCGCAGTCAGTTCTGGACTCCAGGCCCGCACCGCCTTCGACGTTTGCGGGTGAACAATATGCCTTGGGCGCACTGCTTTACCAGATTTTTACCGGTAAGCAGTATCTCAACTTTTCTTATGACAAGAAAACACTGTTCACGCAAATTGTCAATGAAGCACCCGTTCCGTTTGAAAATTTGGACATCATTATTAACCCTGATATCGAAAAAACGATCTTTAAGGCACTTGCCAAACAAAAAGAAGATCGCTTTGAAAACATTGAAGATTTCTATTCAGCCATGATGAAAGTGCAGGAAAGTTTCCCGGATCGATCTGCCGAAGACAAGAAAATGTCGGTGCAGATCTTCCGGGATTCCATTCTGAAAGACTATGGCTTTGCAGGACATTTTTTGAAAACCGGACTTCAAATGGCTCCGAAAAGCTCGGTCAATTTCGGGGCGGCGGGCATTGCCTATATGTTTTTGCGAGGGGCATTGGTGAATTCAAATCCCGTAACACTCGCCCTCGCGGATGTATGGAGTGACCGGGCAGCGAGTTATATTCACGATCCTGAAAGCGGATTTTATTCAAAAGATATGGATCTCACTCCGTCCATTATCGGGCTTTCCTCGATTTACCACACCCCGAGCGGTGTAGATCTGGTTCAGGCACTGGTAAGTCAGGCGTCGGGGGATTATGGGAGCTACTACAATGGGGTCCGCAATTTTTTAATGCATGCTTCGCAGCCCTGTGAGAATCTGGATCTAACGCTGGGCAAGTCTGCCGCGCTGATTGGCTGCTCACTTATTTTGGAAAATATGCCTTCGTACGACAAATTCATTAAAAATGATCTGCTTGTGTTTGGCAAAGGCATGATGGAGGAAATCTGGTCGATTGTGGATTCCTATGCGGCCATTGGCGAGAAAAATCCAATCAATTACAGAGGAATTGCTCATGGCTGGGCGGGAATTTTATATGCTACTTTAAAATGGTGCAGAATTTCCGGGCAAGATTTACCATTCAATTTCTTTACAAGAGTGGAGCAACTGGTCCATCTCGGCATTGAAGAAAATGGAAATGTACGTTGGGAAATCTCCAATAACGAACCGGTTTCATGGACGGGCTGGTGCCACGGATCGGCGGGATATACGTTTTTATGGACGTCCTTGTTTCAGTTTACCTCCGATGCATATTATCTTGAATTGGCAAAAAAAACCGCAGGCCACTTTTTAGATGCGGCCCCTGCGGGCATGAATGGTAGCTTGTGCTGCGGCAGATCAGGCGAGTGTTATGCGCTGTTGAGTGTTTACAATGCCACGAAAGACAGTCTTTATCTTAATGAAGCGAAACGGATAGCCAAACAAATGCTGCCGCACATCTATTCCGGGCAAATGAGAAACCATAGTCTTTACAAAGGAAACATCGGTGCAGCGGTTCTGTTCGAGGAACTTGACCGTCCGGAGTTTGCAAGGATGCCGTTATTTGAGTAA
- a CDS encoding glycoside hydrolase family 127 protein — MKENLILLSLAIGSLFNVGFAQYQNTAQKHLTQLNQVKTTVINDPFWNPKFALWSTTTAMDVLDKFEGKHLKSTEEQRKNNVLENFDKVASGKKGQHVGLPWFDGLIYESIRGIGDLVGRYPDAALQIRLDGIIDRIDAAQQADQNGYLNTYTDLMEPNHRWGDNGGFLRYQHDVYNAGMLVEAGVHYYRATGKTKLLGVATRYANYMSGLMGSPPKRNIVPAHAGPEEALIKLYWLYKAEPGLKQKLNVLVNEQAYFDLARFWIENRGQHAGYPLWLSWGNDRSEAWIKQEKYKEGNAGAGTRPTWGDYAQDSISVFKQKTIEGHAVRATLLATGITAAALETHEAPYMLTADRLWDNMTGQRMFVTGGVGAIHDDEKFGADYFLPTDAYLETCAAVGAGFFSQRMNELTGNGKYMDEFERVLYNNVLTGVSISGKQYTYQNPLNAHKHSRWEWHSCPCCPPMFLKMVSALPDFIYSSAKDRVYVNLFIGSTATIQLADNKQINLEQKTEYPWKGKIAFVVNPDSETNFSLMLRIPGWARGKENLMDLYRSDLTAPFTIRVNGKPVKAKLEDGYAVIDRKWKKADQVTLELPMKPRMIVANDHVKDLKDMIALASGPIIYCLEAVDNPGLDSIGIVAAPMKLEFRKNLLNGVNIVTGNAVAKDGKTISFQAVPYYASGNREGAGYKVWIPRE, encoded by the coding sequence ATGAAAGAGAATCTGATCTTATTGAGCCTGGCCATTGGCTCGTTATTCAACGTTGGTTTTGCGCAATACCAAAATACTGCACAAAAGCATTTGACACAGCTTAATCAGGTGAAAACCACTGTCATCAATGACCCGTTCTGGAACCCGAAGTTCGCATTATGGAGCACAACTACGGCAATGGATGTGCTGGATAAATTTGAAGGAAAACACCTGAAATCTACTGAGGAACAACGCAAAAACAATGTTCTGGAAAATTTTGATAAGGTGGCATCCGGCAAAAAAGGCCAGCACGTTGGCCTGCCTTGGTTTGACGGTCTTATTTACGAATCCATCAGAGGAATCGGCGATCTGGTGGGTCGCTATCCTGATGCTGCATTGCAAATCAGACTGGACGGCATTATCGACCGCATTGATGCCGCCCAGCAGGCAGATCAAAACGGATATCTAAATACCTACACAGACCTCATGGAACCCAACCACCGCTGGGGTGACAATGGTGGATTCCTGCGTTACCAGCACGATGTGTACAACGCGGGAATGCTGGTAGAGGCGGGCGTTCATTATTATAGGGCAACGGGAAAAACGAAGTTGCTGGGTGTGGCGACCAGATATGCCAATTATATGTCGGGGCTGATGGGCAGTCCGCCAAAACGAAACATTGTCCCGGCTCATGCAGGACCGGAAGAAGCGCTGATCAAGCTTTACTGGCTTTATAAAGCAGAGCCTGGTTTGAAACAGAAATTGAATGTTCTGGTTAATGAACAAGCCTATTTTGACCTGGCCAGGTTCTGGATCGAAAACCGTGGCCAGCACGCGGGTTATCCGTTATGGTTGAGTTGGGGAAATGACCGATCGGAAGCGTGGATCAAGCAGGAAAAGTATAAAGAAGGCAATGCAGGAGCTGGCACGCGGCCTACCTGGGGAGATTATGCGCAGGATTCAATCTCTGTGTTCAAACAAAAAACGATCGAAGGCCACGCGGTAAGGGCCACTTTGCTTGCCACCGGGATCACCGCGGCGGCATTGGAAACCCATGAAGCGCCTTATATGCTCACCGCTGACAGGCTCTGGGATAATATGACGGGGCAACGGATGTTCGTTACCGGCGGCGTAGGCGCGATTCACGATGATGAAAAGTTTGGTGCGGACTATTTTCTGCCAACAGACGCTTACCTGGAAACCTGTGCAGCTGTCGGAGCCGGTTTTTTCAGCCAGCGAATGAACGAACTGACCGGAAATGGGAAATATATGGATGAATTCGAGCGTGTACTTTACAACAATGTGCTGACAGGCGTTTCGATTTCGGGTAAACAATATACTTACCAAAATCCCCTGAATGCACATAAACATTCGCGTTGGGAGTGGCACTCATGTCCGTGCTGCCCGCCCATGTTCCTGAAAATGGTTTCTGCGCTGCCAGATTTTATATACTCTTCGGCAAAAGATCGCGTATACGTCAACCTGTTTATCGGGAGCACTGCGACGATACAACTCGCAGATAACAAGCAAATCAATCTTGAACAAAAAACGGAATATCCGTGGAAGGGTAAGATTGCATTCGTAGTAAATCCGGATAGCGAAACCAATTTCAGCCTGATGCTGCGTATCCCGGGTTGGGCGAGAGGGAAAGAAAATCTAATGGATCTGTACCGGTCAGATTTGACAGCACCATTTACCATACGTGTCAACGGGAAACCGGTTAAGGCAAAGCTTGAAGACGGTTATGCAGTGATTGACAGGAAATGGAAAAAGGCAGATCAGGTCACGCTTGAATTGCCGATGAAACCGCGGATGATCGTGGCTAATGACCATGTTAAAGACTTAAAAGATATGATTGCACTTGCATCCGGACCGATCATTTATTGTCTTGAAGCGGTTGATAACCCCGGTCTGGATTCGATCGGCATCGTTGCTGCACCGATGAAGCTCGAATTCCGGAAAAATCTTCTCAACGGCGTGAACATTGTAACTGGTAATGCAGTCGCGAAAGATGGAAAAACGATCAGCTTTCAGGCCGTGCCATACTATGCATCAGGCAATAGGGAAGGGGCTGGTTATAAGGTTTGGATTCCCCGGGAATAG
- a CDS encoding ketopantoate reductase family protein, with protein sequence MHLHSDHIYIIGSGAIGKALAVFLKLSGRKATLIRGSVNDGDQKIEHIRVQMPDGTMHEADITISTLNAFPTLHGIIVLANKSFGNEALAVALKNKTGSSPIVLMQNGLGVERPFFAQDFPEIYRCVLFVTSQIMDETLVRFKPVATCPVGIERGDVDCLQRLVTQLTTSQFVFKNEADIQHTIWKKAIVNCVFNSVCPLLSVDNGIFYRNEAALDIARRVIAECNGVANAKGILLSSNDIEGSLLQISRASDGQLISTLQDIRAGRRTEIDTLNFEIVKMAGELGLVQTVKETKLLGELVKLKAEINLNRNLETIKP encoded by the coding sequence ATGCATTTACATTCAGACCATATTTACATCATAGGGTCTGGCGCCATCGGGAAGGCGCTGGCTGTTTTTTTGAAACTTTCGGGACGTAAAGCCACGCTCATCAGGGGGAGCGTGAACGACGGCGACCAGAAAATCGAGCATATCCGCGTGCAAATGCCAGACGGAACTATGCACGAGGCAGACATCACGATTTCGACCTTAAATGCATTTCCCACGCTTCATGGTATCATCGTTCTTGCCAACAAATCTTTCGGAAATGAAGCCTTGGCGGTTGCGTTGAAAAATAAAACCGGCAGCTCGCCGATTGTATTAATGCAGAATGGGCTGGGCGTGGAGAGACCTTTCTTTGCGCAAGATTTTCCGGAAATATACCGCTGCGTCTTGTTTGTAACGAGCCAGATCATGGACGAAACCCTCGTCCGTTTCAAACCTGTGGCGACATGTCCTGTGGGCATCGAGCGTGGTGACGTGGATTGTTTGCAGCGCCTGGTTACGCAGTTGACCACCTCGCAATTCGTATTCAAAAACGAAGCGGACATCCAGCATACCATCTGGAAAAAGGCGATCGTCAATTGTGTTTTCAACTCGGTGTGCCCGCTACTCAGTGTGGATAATGGCATCTTTTACAGAAATGAAGCGGCGCTCGATATTGCGCGGCGGGTGATTGCCGAGTGCAATGGTGTCGCAAATGCAAAGGGTATTTTGCTCAGTTCAAATGATATAGAGGGAAGTTTGTTGCAGATCAGCCGTGCTTCGGACGGCCAGCTCATCTCTACCTTGCAGGATATCCGCGCAGGTCGCAGAACGGAAATCGACACGCTTAATTTCGAGATCGTGAAAATGGCCGGGGAGCTGGGCTTGGTTCAGACAGTAAAGGAAACAAAGCTGCTGGGCGAGCTGGTAAAGCTTAAAGCGGAGATCAATTTAAATCGCAATCTTGAAACAATCAAACCGTAA